tttttgtaataaatatttttgcacaccaAACAGTAAACTTGAATTATATAACATACAACTTCAAGAATAACAGACCAAAAgtagaacataaaataatacCAGAGAAATAAAGCCCCTCTTTTCCAGTGATTTTTGCTACGGAACCATTTGGTGCAAGATTTCCATATAATATTTGGATATGGCCTGTTTTCTTTATGGGGTTTTCCACAGGTCTTATTATATCctgcataaaataaaataaaaaagaaaagcaaaggaaTAACAgcataaaatgtttttcttcaaaattcaaatacattTCATTTATCAATAGTAAAAGCAACAAGACATTGCAATCATTAGctctcataaataaataaaatatcaaagcCATCAAACCTGCCCAATGGCCAAGGGAGGGAAACTTGCGGCATTTTCAGCCAGAGTCTTCCCGGtaactagaaaaagaaaataactttaTGTTAATAATAAGATCACTATAACAAAGTACATATTCTCATGACTGCAAAAACCCAAATATATGTACCAGTCAGACAATCCCCATCTAAAAATCCAAGCTCCAAAAGGTAGCGAATGACTCCAAGTGTTCCTCCAATCTATCAATACAATCGTTAAACCAAACATAGATAAACTAATTAAACCAAAccgtatattaaaaaaaaaattatcttcacaaaaaaccaaaaaagaagtctcTTCTGCCATCTTTAATAGAAGCAGTGAATTAAAAGCACAAGACAAGATATTTTTTGAAAAGCCAACCTTGTGTACATCCTCCATGACATATTTTCACTAGGCTTAAGATTTGCAAGAAATGGAACCTCATCACTGACCTTCTGAAAATCATCAAGAGTTAAGTCCAGACCAACAGACCTGCCAAGAATATTGCCATGAGAAACTTCAATGTCATGCAATCAATACCAGCACTGGAAAGTTGGTACCAAAGACTCTCCTCACCTTGCAATAGCAATCAAGTGTAAAACAGCATTTGTAGAGCCACCTAGTGCCATGACAATAACCATTGCATTACGTAAGGATTTTGGAGTGATAATATCTCGTGGTTTCAAGTCCATTTTTAGTAATTCCAAAAGGTATTTTCCAGCTAAACGGCATTCATCCAACTTCAATGGATCTTCAGCAGGTGTCGAAGAGCTTTGaggggaaaataaataaataagaagataagaacaactATGCTAACTGATGCCAGTTCAAGTGATCAAGCAGAGACAAATTTCCACCTGTAAGGAATAGACATCCCCATAGCTTCAATAGTAGAGGCCATGGTATTGGCTGTATACATACCACCGCAAGCACCTGCCCCAGGGCAGGAGTTACGGATTACATTCTTCCTCTGCTCTTCAGTCATGGATCCACTTACATATTCTCCATAGCACTATAGAAATTAAGATGAGAAATGAAAAGGTTGCATTATTTGGATAACAAAGAACGAGTTACAGCCTTTACATGTCacatgttatatttatttttcataagcTATGGCTATACATATACGCACAATCACATAGTACAAATGGATATAGgtatttaacaaattaattaaatgaccTCAAAATCCAATCAAATAGTGCATAAAGCTACTTAAGCCatcaatatttaattattaagttCTAGATTTCCAAAGAAGCTTTTGATAATGGAGCAGCATATGTCATGCATTACAAAGGCACCTTCCTAAGCACGGACATGTATATCACACATATACACCCAGTCAACCACGGCTACAAGAGTTACGGTCCCTCCCTACaagagttaaattttttttcttttagaataaTAATCATCAAACAAAAAGATATATTAAATGACATGCCTGGTGAATGTTTcagtcaaaatattaataataaaaaaatgttaaaaccgCATTATTTGctaagagacaaaaataaaaattgaactaaatttgacaatttgaaataaaagttaaaggacaaaattgaattttaacttAATAATGCAATAATGTTAGAAGAAATGCGATTAGTGAAGCTTGAAACTCACGTTCTTGTCACAACCAGGAATGGAGATATTGGCATCGTACCACTGTGCATTCATCACAGTCTCAATACTATCAGCAATGAGGTCTCTGGATTGAAGGCTAAACGACATGCCTCTGGTCCCCATGGAGATACCATCAGTGACACCAATGGTGTTGAACCTGAACGGTACCAACCCAGCTTGTCGTACACCTTCTTTGACAGCTTCGGAGAgtttaaggagaaaaaaaataggaatcATATCTAAAGCATAGACAGGGCAGAAAACCAGACAACAAAAAGCACAGCACATTTTAACATTAGGACAGACAAACTTAATTTCACATTAGGATGGAAGAAGATATCACATGCAAAATGAAATTaagagataaataaaaaatatagcacAAATTCACAATATCaactacactaaaaaaaaaaaaaaaaaaaaaaaaaaacacttgatcCTGACTAACTACGACCAGCTACATAAATCCAATTATTATTCCATTGgctaaattcaaaaaatgtatCTACCATCCTAGTGTGGTTGAAGTGATATGTCTGCCCCCAAggcacatatttttttttcttgagaaagaGACCAGGAACTTTAATAAATCAAGGCTGAAAATCAGCTAATACAGCAGAAAATGTAAAACCAAGAGGATCTAAGTGCAAGACACTAACCTTTGTACTTCTGAGATAATTGTTGCCATAAGTTAGGACCTTTTGGCTTTCTGTATTGTTGCAATATACTACCCTTGAGAAGCCAGGTCCTCCAATCAGTGAGTGTTCAGGTTGAATTGATTCTTTTCCATGTCTGAAGGGACAGAAGCTGCGTAAATGCAGCTTCTTTCTTGTACCGCCAGCCAGTTTCTAAGATATCATCTCCACCCCTAATTGTTTAAATACTTCTATTCCCAAACCATAGAACAATTGTGAAACTATAGAGCAAATAATTTCTGGGAATTCACCTTTCTAAGGAAGCTTATCCAGTAACAAACTTTCTAAACTCAATTCCCAATTACTAATAACAAGTCCTGCCCCCTCACAATTTAGACTCAATTCCCAATGTCTGGATGAACTCGGTATGCACAAACTCAGGGGGACAGCAACAGGGGTGGGTCGCCCAGGAGTGGGCATGAACCTCATCTCATCTCTACCATCTACAACTGCGGGGGCAGGGCTGCCAGTCAGTGGAGGAGACGTATGGGTGGTGGGCAACGAAGATGTACTAGGGGATGTGGGTGGGCAAGTACCATCGCTCCTCATGGATGGGAACCCAGATGTGTCTCCATGGGCAAACGTATGGGATGGACCCGCATCATCGTGTGCCATGGAGCCTATGTTATAAGTAGTGTCCAAACACATCTCATCTGTTGTCTGACTTGCTTCCTCCATGGTGTGGTCATGCACGGGTCTGTGGCGCCGAGTAGATGTGGGCATGGGTGTGTGACGCCGACTAGATGTGGGCACGGGTGTGTGACGCAAACCAGATGTAGGACGCTGAGCAGATGTGGGACGTCGACTAGATGTGGGCACGGGTGTGTGACGCTAACCAGATGTGAGAGGCCGACTAGATGAATGACGTTGACTAGATTGACGGCCTCCATGCCCTTGACGTCCACCTGCTTGCCGACCACGCTGTACAACCGGTTCACTTGTGTTGCCCACATCACGTGCATGGTCCAAGGTCAACCGACCAATCTCTTCAATAGCTTGCAAGGCATTAATAGAGTCGGTGTAGATCTCAGACCCTGGTTCGCACTTCGCTATAATGCTCAACTGCGATTCAACCTATCACAAATATACAAGAGTAGTGTTAGTAGGTTGAACTAAACTATGCGAAGCAAGGTACATTTATAACGAAACAGTCTTTGTAAATTTACCAAAATGTCCCAGTACAAAGTCTCTTTTGTAATATGGCGAACAGTGCGGGGACGAAACCACACCATATACTCGTCATTGTAGCTCATCTCCCCATGAAAGGCCGGTGCATCGGCAATTTTGGCATGCGCAGCCCATTTAGCAAAATGCGGGGCATGTACTTTGGCCCAATCTTCATGGTGCTTGCCTTGGAGGGTGATCTTGTGCAGTTCAATTGAAGTATCAATATCGACTGGTATGCCTTACTTCATCCCAAACTGTCGGAGAACACGTTCAGGATGATGGCCTTCAACCACCCAAAAATGTATGAGCGGCACAATAGACCTCCATATGTGTTGGCCTGCCGTACAATATGCGTGTAGAGAACGCAAATAATTTCTGTACGGCTCCCAGACAATCTACAATGATTCAACAGATGCAAACAACCatattaacaatataattagaaaaaatgtgtaacgATTGTGAACAATACATGTAACTCTGAAATAAAAAAGGTTTATTCATTCCAAAGTGAATTGTAAGTACAAAAACTACATGCCAAAGCGGTTCCCACTTGTAAGACATGATACCTGATTTGGCCGTAACGAAGTAAGCGACACACGATAGGCACGTAGGACGTGCACTGAATGTTCAATTGTTATCTTAGCCCCTTTCCATCTAGCAAACAACACAGACATTACCTTCATATTAGTTACTTACATAATTCTCATGCAAACAAAGTTAATGAGGAAATGTAAAACGGTAACTATCTAAGATGCTACTTACCTGACAGCAAGTGGACCTGGAGGCAGTGCCTGGTGTGGATGCCTCATCATAGGACATATGTGGGGAAACCTCGCCCACGCCTACAACTGCACCAATAGCAGTGCACCGCCGATCTGCTTGGCTGTCTTCTCTGATGCCTTACAGAGGTGTCTATAGAGCCAACTTAGTGCTGCACTACCCCAACTATACTTCTTTCCGTTGATGATTGGATCGAAAAATTGCAGATACCTAATTGAGATCCGTTCTCCAGACTTGTCCATAAATAGCGTACCACTTAACAACTCCACTATGTAAAAACGAGCATACTTCTGCACAAGTGCCTCAGGGGCGTCAACCGAGAGAGGGTTGCTAAACCGATCCTCAAGCCATTTGGCTTTTATGCTCGCCCCTTCCAGCACTCCAGTGTTCTTCTTACGACCAAGTTCTCTATCTGGCGGTATATACCCTAGCAATCTAAGGCAGACATCACGCCAACTGCCCGTCGAGGGTATACATTCCACCAACGGCAAGCCATCTATAGGTACCCCCATTATAACCTCCATATCTTGTAGTGTGATGGTCATCTCACCGTGGGGCAAGTGAAATGAGTGCGTCTCCGGCCGCCATCTCTCCACCAACGCTGTGATCAATGCATGGTCAATGTCCATATTTGGGACCCGAAGTAGCCCATCTAACCCCGCATCAGTGATATAAGCGACAATTCGTGGATCTAACCCATCTACCCTACCTTCAAGCAGACCTTTATCTCGGTGACGACAAGTCAATACACCTGGCACTTCCTGCAAATAGAGCAGCGtagtattaataataattacagTACCACATAATAATTACGCTTCAAAGTTAAATTCCAAAAATCTTTCGACTACATATATTGAACAAGTGCATACCTTGCCTTCCAAATGCACATCCCAAAGCAAACTTGAACGATGCTCATCCTGCCTCATCAACAAAGTCTGTATAGCGGGTCCTGCTCCATGTGGGTCCATATCTGGCATTTGGAGACAACAGCAAGAcagtcttatttatttatttttaattataaataaatttgtctGAAAATGGCaataatatatatctaataCAGCCTTCAttgatttcaataaaaaaatttgaattaaactTGAGAAAGTGAGAGGGAGACTCAGAAAGGGATGAGAGTCTAGAGGCTAATGCTAATACAGCCTCCATATGTGatatgtttcaactttcaagcttAATGCAAAAAAGTGAAACATTAGAAGTGCAACAATGAATTCTATTTGTGTGTAAGAGTTTAGAGGCTATATATCTTAAAACACTGCCACATGAATTTGTTCTATATATAGGTGTTACTTTAATAAGCCTATATTAGGTTATAATAAATATTGCTAAACTATTGCTAAATATTgccaattaataataaatattaacttTTACCATTTCCTAATGTTGGTATGACCCCTTTGAAATCTATTTAATGTGTGCCTAATGCATCAGTTAAGAAAAGCCAAAAGTAAAAACTATAGTTTCACACTTTGAAACATGGCATAAGATTACACAGATAATTCCTAATTTCCTATTAATCACTAAATAGTATGATATGTTGCCTGTAtggtgtatatatgtgtatcaTGAAGATCcctttttatttccttaatctttgcatttaaaaaaaaatactaattacttGTGGAGAAAACAGTAAAATATATTTCATGTCCATTCAATTAGTTCAcatttgtcaaaagattttttttttttttaaacaccattttttttccatctatttgttttgcatttatcaGCAATATTTTGACTTTCATTCCATTCTAACCAGAATATTCCGTTCTAGTACATAAATAGGTACACTATATACctaatatttttgtctttgtcaAAAGTCAGAAGCTTAAATTGGCCATTTGGACAAAATTTTGGCATGAAATGAGATCTAACTTTGTGGATTAGAGTTTGAGGTTTGGAAACACCTCATTTAAGAGGACCTTTGTTGTAATGCAAGTAACAATGAAAGACAAAGACTAGAATGACTACAATTTCTAAGAAACTAAGTACCGATATCTAAGTTATTTCCAATGCAATTGATTTGAAGTAATCTAATTCGAAATAAATTGGCTTGAAGTGAAATATAAGTAAACAAACTAATTCAAACTGATTCAATTCAAAGTAAACTACATAAACCATATACTAGTCATCATTCTAAAACCAAACTAATTGAAAGCAAGCACAGCAACTAGATACAAGAATCTAACTTAATTAAACTTGATCACAAAGTTCACGGAAAGCACTTACAAACATAAATTCTTCACTACTCCTAAGAACTACAATATCTCCTACAAAACTAAGTACAAATGAtctcaacaaattttttagtGTATTCGCGGTGTTATTTTCTGTAGAATATGCCTCTATTAATAGTTAAGATTTTAGCGGTTATTATCATTTATCAGTTTATGCCTTCCATGTGTTTCCTTGCTAATTGTTAATGAcactttccaaattttcaacTATTCTCAGTAAACCTCTTACAACTTCTTTGAGGCAATTATTCCAAAGTTAACTGCATCAATGCCATGTGTCGCTTTTGCAGATGTGTGTTTCTAAAATTGCTCAAGGCCCTTAACTACGTTGAGGGAATTGCTCCACCCTGCCCTCAACTATTCGAGTATTACTAGATTAACTCCACTTGTCAACATCCTAGCATTACTCCTagttttcaattatttttactGGGGGCACCACATCACCTACACCTTTTCAGTTGTGCGTTTCTTACTGTGCCTCTATTTCATCCCACAAAGAATTATTTTAACCCCAACAGAAACCATTACAAACAACATTTAACTCCATGGCAATTGTCATTTAAGCCCAAGAAGAGAAACACGTGAAATGAACAATTGTCGGTCTCTCACCTAACTGCCAAGGGCCTCAAGTATAAATAGAGGACTCgttttcaagaaaaagaaacctaACAAACTTGCTTATACATAATGCAATGATCATTCTCTTTGTTAAGAGTCTTGAAAGCTGATTATAGAGATGTTTTGATGGGATTCAAGGCTGCTATGATGGGTTTCTTCAAGACTTGACTGGTGGCAATAATTGTGGATGGATGGGTATGGATTCGATGGGtatagagagaaaattttaataaataaaaataaaaaccaaaaaaatagtaatttactagaaaaaaaaattaatataatttttatgtgcTCAAAATAGCATAGTTTACAGGATGTAGTTTAATACTGTATGTCAAAACTACATTGTTTTCAGCTTAGTAGGAATTTAACAACGGCCCCAACAACGGGTATTGACAAAGGGACGCATATCAAAGCGTATTATACTTTTCGGATCCAAAATCTAAATGTTTAAACTTTAAGCTTTagagacaaaacaaaatgacCACGTACTTTAAGAAACAAAGTGCAATTTAATCAAATAGAAACATTCCTCATCTCTCTATAACATTTGAGACAAGTAAAGAATATTTCCATTCCTTCCATCGCATATAATCAGCCCTACCAGGAAATTAGAATGGGGCAGaaccatgtcaaattttgttaatttgcaaCAAACTCCTAAAGTATTATTCTCACTGTTTCGATATCACTCATAGCGTTTTATGAGACAGCATGAACAAAACATTTATGTTATATAGGGACGAACTGCTCTAATATatgtcaaataaaaattttatattttatagaatCTTATACTAACAATTGAATTACTTTTCAACACCATTCTCTAGGTTAGAGAGTTTCCAAATACGAATTGAACAACTCTTCTTGTTTGAGCTTACTAAGTTGGTAATCCAGAGTTCAGCATTTCAGCTCCAGTACATGGTTATGACTTAAGAGACAAATATGGCCCTACCTCACAAATCACAATTCACGTGTctgcttccaaaaaaaaataaataaaagtgttaTCTTACATCATTAGCATCATTAGAATCTTAGTAAAACTAGAGTCAAAGCTTGGATCCAATGCACTAGAGCACTGGACCCAATCCCAGTCTGTAAAACTATatgcatttttaaatttaaacactaCTAAAATCAAGTGAAAATTAACACAAATCACACATAGGTCACTTCCTAGTCAGGGTGAAGATCAATATAAGTTGGCTTACTGATCAATATAGCTCAtaattttgaaaccaaaaatctACGATCAAGTATACCCAATGCTCCAATCTGGCTCCGGAGAATGGTTCTGTAACTACAAAATAACATTTACAGCATCTCCTCTACAAATACCCACAAAGACCCACATATACCCACAAATACCCACAAATACCCAATGCTCAAACAAATATTGAGATAAGGAGACATAGCTGGTGAATCCAAACTGAAGATGCAGACCGACAGTGAGAGTGAGAGCGAGCGCGAGACTGAGAGGGAGACCGAGACTGAGAGGGAGACAGCGAGCGAGAAGGAGACTGAGAATGAGAGCGAGCGCGAGATTGAGAGGGAGATTGAGACCGTGAGGAAGATGATAGCGAGATTGAAAAAGTGATAGCGAGATTAAGAGGGAGATTGAGAAAGTGATAGCTGAGATTGAGAGGGAGATAGCGAGATTGAGAGGCAGATTGAGAAAGTTTAAGTTTTAAGTGTGGGTAACAGTCTAACAGATGGTTTGGTTTGTGGTTAACAGTGGGACAACGGGCTAGAACAGTACTCGAGCTTCATGAGCTCAGGTAccaagctattttttttaattaagcttTCCATGCCAGGCGGCCaggtggattaaaaaaatatggtactcgagctcaccaagctcgagtaccagaaaaagtggtagattgctatatTGTTCGGAAACAGTGTTGCTCAgcaaaatatttccaaaattaatggtaatgggccattttgccCTGCATATCAATACATAAAAGATCAACACAAGCCCAAAAAGTGACAGATGCAAAAAGTATGCcatacataaaataaagtctttACAAAAAAGggcccaaaaaacaaaagggcatTTAAACACTGTCTGAAAATTAGActaaatatacaataaaattattcaaaaagtaaaaagctAAGTCAAAACGGTCGGGGCGTCCTGAGGGTTCtcgtcatttttgttttgaacGTCTTGAGTAAAAAGGTTCTCAACATTTACAGGCTCAGTGGACGGGATGAAAGGGGTGACGGAAGGGTCCGTAGCAGGTTGAGCAAGGATGACACTATCAACTTTGGATCAGGCTTCGATTCTGTGGAGTCGTTGGTTTTATCAAAGATAGTGTCATCAGCAGGTGTTGATGACAAGGGATCATCCATAGTGACCTTGGATAAATCCAAGTTAGGGTAGATGGACTGGATCTATTTAAGGCAATCCTCAAACCCACCACCATAGTAGACGACGCAGGAATCAATGAATGGCTGTGAAGTCTTAAATTCCTTCACAGCGTCAACCCTGACTGTTTCCACCTACTCAAGAAGGGTCGTCAGCTCTTTCTCTACCGCCACTTTAGCTTTttgctccttcttcttctaaCGACCCTCCTCCTTCAGCTTTTCCCTTAGCTCCTTCACCTCCTGATTGAGAGTACGAAAGGCACCCTTGTTCTGCTCTTGCTCATTGGTCAGGTTCTTAACCCACTTATGTAAACGAGTAATCACCCCTTATTTGGTGACGCCCCTATCCTGTAATGCCTTCATACGGACCAACGCCTACAAAACAGAACaacaaaaagtaaggaaaggaagaaaggaatAAACATACCCGGGTAAGGTCAAAAAGGCCTAATGCCCTCAGCTCCTCCGTTGTTTGTTCAACACAAAGGTCCACATCCTTATCCTTGATGATTGTCTCAATCACCTCAACGACGTAGTCCTTGTGAGTGAGAAGACGACGATCCGGTCCTTGAGTGACGGGGCCTGATGTCGTCATTAGTCCCTTACCTACCCCGTGGCTTGGCTTAAGAGGCAACGACTTCTTAGGGAGCTTATCCCTGGGGGTAACAGACGCCTTCTTGGGAGGATGGTCGTCCTTCCCATCAGCCTTCCTCTTGGGAGCTCTCTTTCCGACAACCTTAGGGGCTA
The DNA window shown above is from Quercus lobata isolate SW786 chromosome 7, ValleyOak3.0 Primary Assembly, whole genome shotgun sequence and carries:
- the LOC115954027 gene encoding serine/threonine-protein phosphatase 7 long form homolog; the encoded protein is MPDMDPHGAGPAIQTLLMRQDEHRSSLLWDVHLEGKEVPGVLTCRHRDKGLLEGRVDGLDPRIVAYITDAGLDGLLRVPNMDIDHALITALVERWRPETHSFHLPHGEMTITLQDMEVIMGVPIDGLPLVECIPSTGSWRDVCLRLLGYIPPDRELGRKKNTGVLEGASIKAKWLEDRFSNPLSVDAPEALVQKYARFYIVELLSGTLFMDKSGERISIRYLQFFDPIINGKKYSWGSAALSWLYRHLCKASEKTAKQIGGALLLVQL